Proteins encoded together in one Heterodontus francisci isolate sHetFra1 chromosome 20, sHetFra1.hap1, whole genome shotgun sequence window:
- the foxi1 gene encoding forkhead box protein I1, producing MWLQKQRIMNAFGQQPPPNPQPSPLQHPSAQDLLDMAVYCDNFSMYPQNLHHHHQRPSPHPPSYGLADYTSPTSNPYLWLNGAAMNSSPYLPGTNGAAYIPPAYGTGQRQFLPPPSGFGGAELGWLALPSQQELFKMVRPPYSYSALIAMAIQNASDKKLTLSQIYQYVAENFPFYKKSKAGWQNSIRHNLSLNDCFKKVPRDEDDPGKGNYWTLDPNCEKMFDNGNFRRKRKRRSETTGPGGHGLGDKTDDTSIKPSDTASVLGSVSPGLESSPANDSKPSPPASIQSDPCFNNFVSNMSSIINGSNGMNRPISSGGLVGDLSQGRHNLPGLNAYSPSHNSIHNAVDIHNRLNYYQSAVSGQQSGLSGSLCNNFSVNNLIYSREGAEV from the exons atgtggctacaaaaacag CGGATTATGAACGCCTTTGGACAGCAGCCTCCACCTAATCCTCAACCTTCCCCTCTCCAACACCCCAGCGCGCAGGATCTCCTGGACATGGCCGTGTACTGCGACAACTTCAGCATGTATCCGCAAAACCTGCACCATCACCACCAGAGACCCTCTCCCCACCCACCGAGCTATGGACTGGCCGACTACACCTCCCCGACCAGCAACCCCTACCTCTGGCTCAACGGAGCAGCCATGAACTCCTCTCCTTACCTCCCGGGGACGAACGGGGCAGCTTACATCCCGCCGGCTTACGGGACGGGTCAGCGGCAGTTCCTGCCGCCTCCCTCCGGCTTCGGAGGGGCCGAGCTGGGCTGGCTGGCCCTCCCGAGCCAGCAGGAACTCTTTAAAATGGTTCGCCCTCCCTACTCGTACTCGGCGCTGATCGCCATGGCGATCCAGAACGCATCGGACAAGAAGCTGACCCTCAGTCAGATCTACCAGTACGTGGCGGAAAACTTCCCTTTTTACAAGAAGAGTAAAGCGGGTTGGCAGAACTCCATCCGGCACAACCTATCCCTCAATGACTGCTTCAAGAAAGTTCCCAGGGACGAGGATGATCCAG GTAAAGGTAACTACTGGACTCTAGATCCCAATTGTGAGAAAATGTTTGACAATGGGAATTTCAGGAGGAAGAGAAAGCGCAGATCTGAGACTACAGGACCCGGTGGCCATGGGCTGGGAGACAAGACTGACGACACAAGTATTAAACCTTCAGACACAGCCAGTGTCCTGGGGTCGGTTTCTCCTGGACTGGAGAGCTCCCCTGCAAATGATTCTAAACCCTCGCCTCCAGCAAGCATACAATCCGATCCCTGTTTCAACAACTTTGTGTCTAACATGAGCTCCATTATCAACGGTAGCAATGGGATGAACAGGCCGATTTCCTCTGGGGGACTGGTGGGTGATTTATCACAAGGTAGACACAATCTCCCCGGACTCAATGCTTACTCACCTTCGCATAACTCGATACATAACGCAGTCGACATTCACAATCGACTGAACTACTATCAGTCAGCTGTGTCAGGTCAACAAAGTGGACTGAGCGGCTCCTTGTGCAACAATTTCAGTGTCAATAATCTTATTTACAGCAGAGAGGGCGCAGAGGTTTAA